One genomic region from Cellulomonas fengjieae encodes:
- a CDS encoding RNA polymerase subunit sigma-70, which translates to MSEQLITAAASAADPADGLRAVRALRALADRLEALHVERARGLGWSWQQIAAALDVSRQAVHKKYGKRVG; encoded by the coding sequence ATGTCCGAACAGCTCATCACCGCAGCCGCCAGCGCCGCCGATCCCGCCGACGGCCTGCGGGCCGTCCGCGCACTGCGGGCGCTGGCCGACCGGCTGGAGGCGCTGCACGTCGAGCGCGCGCGCGGGCTCGGCTGGTCCTGGCAGCAGATCGCCGCGGCGCTGGACGTCTCGCGGCAGGCAGTCCACAAGAAGTACGGGAAGAGGGTCGGCTGA
- the pcrA gene encoding DNA helicase PcrA, translating into MTSLFENLSLPAPAPAEPSGDAAVRRRAEADRLLVGLNPQQREAVVHHGSPLLIVAGAGSGKTRVLTHRIAYLLATGRARAGEIIAITFTNKAAAEMRERVQGLVGPAAGRMWVSTFHSACVRILRREAATLGLRSSFSIYDSADSQRLLTLVARELDLDPKRYPAKALASKISSLKDELVDPETFAATSGGGAANEFDTVLAQVYTRYQARLKQAHALDFDDLIMTTVHLLRAFPDVAEHYRRRFRHVLVDEYQDTNHAQYALVRELVGSSHGIVDDSTDMELPRGELTVVGDADQSIYAFRGASIRNILEFEVDYPDARTILLEQNYRSTQNILSAANAVISRNPGRENKRLWTDSGAGAQIVAYVADTEHEEARFVAEEIDRLGDSDGVRPGDVAVFYRANAQSRALEEVLIRVGLPYKVVGGTRFYERKEIKDAVAYLRAIANPDDDVNLRRILNVPKRGLGDRSEAMVASFAERERISFGAALELLDEVPGLGTRAITGLRAFATMMSELRALADSGAGPAEVLGAVLDRSGYLAELRASEDPQDASRVENLAELHAVASEFEQSDPEGDLADFLERVSLVADSDQIPDADGGDDADPARPDPGVVTLMTLHTAKGLEFPVVFLTGMEDGTFPHARSLSDSQQLEEERRLAYVGLTRARERLYISRAAVRTAWGVPNEFPPSRFLDDLPDDLIDWRRRESSTSQLRGGWGSGYGTSGGGGYRAQSSTRAERDPRPTLPSTGATFGSAKPRPDSAIPQLAVGDRVTHDSYGLGTVVALEGAGPNAVAKVDFGTDGTKRLLLRFSPVTKL; encoded by the coding sequence ATGACGTCGCTCTTCGAGAACCTCTCCCTCCCCGCGCCCGCCCCGGCTGAGCCCTCGGGCGACGCCGCCGTCCGTCGCCGGGCCGAGGCCGACCGGCTGCTCGTGGGGCTCAACCCGCAGCAGCGCGAGGCAGTCGTGCACCACGGCAGCCCGCTGCTCATCGTCGCCGGCGCCGGCTCGGGCAAGACGCGGGTGCTGACCCACCGCATCGCGTACCTGCTCGCCACGGGCAGGGCGCGGGCGGGCGAGATCATCGCCATCACGTTCACCAACAAGGCCGCGGCCGAGATGCGGGAGCGGGTCCAAGGGCTCGTCGGACCGGCGGCCGGCCGCATGTGGGTGTCCACGTTCCACTCCGCGTGCGTGCGGATCCTGCGCCGCGAGGCGGCCACCCTCGGTCTGCGCTCCAGCTTCTCCATCTACGACTCGGCGGACTCGCAGCGTCTGCTCACGCTCGTCGCACGGGAGCTGGACCTCGACCCCAAGCGGTACCCCGCCAAGGCGCTCGCCTCCAAGATCTCCTCGCTCAAGGACGAGCTGGTGGACCCCGAGACGTTCGCGGCCACGTCCGGGGGCGGCGCGGCGAACGAGTTCGACACCGTGCTGGCGCAGGTCTACACGCGGTACCAGGCCCGGCTGAAGCAGGCGCACGCGCTGGACTTCGACGACCTGATCATGACCACCGTCCACCTCCTGCGGGCGTTCCCCGACGTGGCCGAGCACTACCGGCGCCGCTTCCGGCACGTGCTGGTCGACGAGTACCAGGACACCAACCACGCGCAGTACGCGCTGGTGCGCGAGCTGGTCGGGTCCTCGCACGGGATCGTCGACGACTCCACGGACATGGAGCTGCCGCGCGGCGAGCTCACCGTGGTCGGCGACGCGGACCAGTCGATCTACGCGTTCCGTGGGGCGTCGATCCGGAACATCCTCGAGTTCGAGGTGGACTACCCCGACGCACGCACCATCCTGCTGGAGCAGAACTACCGCTCCACGCAGAACATCCTGTCGGCCGCGAACGCGGTGATCAGCCGTAACCCCGGCCGGGAGAACAAGCGGCTGTGGACGGACTCCGGCGCCGGCGCGCAGATCGTGGCGTACGTCGCGGACACCGAGCACGAGGAGGCGCGGTTCGTCGCGGAGGAGATCGACCGGCTGGGCGACTCCGACGGCGTGCGGCCCGGTGACGTCGCGGTCTTCTACCGCGCGAACGCCCAGTCCCGGGCGCTCGAAGAGGTGCTCATCCGCGTCGGGCTGCCGTACAAGGTGGTCGGCGGCACGCGCTTCTACGAGCGCAAGGAGATCAAGGACGCGGTCGCCTACCTGCGCGCGATCGCGAACCCGGACGACGACGTGAACCTGCGCCGCATCCTCAACGTGCCCAAGCGCGGGCTGGGGGACCGGTCGGAGGCGATGGTCGCGTCGTTCGCCGAGCGGGAGCGCATCTCCTTCGGCGCGGCCCTCGAGCTGCTGGACGAGGTCCCCGGCCTCGGCACGCGCGCGATCACGGGCCTGCGGGCCTTCGCGACGATGATGAGCGAGCTGCGCGCGCTCGCGGACTCGGGGGCCGGCCCGGCCGAGGTGCTCGGGGCCGTGCTGGACCGGTCGGGCTACCTGGCGGAGCTGCGGGCGAGCGAGGACCCGCAGGACGCCTCCCGGGTGGAGAACCTCGCCGAGCTGCACGCCGTGGCCTCCGAGTTCGAGCAGAGCGACCCCGAGGGCGACCTGGCCGACTTCCTCGAGCGCGTCTCGCTGGTGGCCGACTCCGACCAGATCCCCGACGCGGACGGCGGGGACGACGCCGACCCGGCGCGCCCGGACCCCGGGGTCGTGACGCTGATGACGCTGCACACCGCCAAGGGCCTCGAGTTCCCGGTGGTCTTCCTCACCGGCATGGAGGACGGGACCTTCCCGCACGCGCGGTCGCTGTCGGACTCCCAGCAGCTCGAGGAGGAGCGCCGGCTCGCCTACGTCGGCCTCACCCGGGCGCGGGAGCGCCTGTACATCTCGCGGGCGGCCGTCCGCACGGCCTGGGGCGTGCCGAACGAGTTCCCGCCCAGCCGCTTCCTCGACGACCTGCCGGACGACCTGATCGACTGGCGCCGCCGTGAGTCCTCGACCTCGCAGCTGCGCGGGGGATGGGGCTCGGGCTACGGGACGTCCGGCGGCGGTGGCTACCGGGCGCAGTCGTCGACCCGCGCGGAGCGCGACCCGCGGCCCACGCTGCCGTCGACGGGCGCGACCTTCGGCTCCGCGAAGCCCCGACCGGACTCGGCCATCCCGCAGCTGGCGGTCGGTGACCGGGTCACGCACGACTCGTACGGGCTGGGCACCGTCGTCGCGCTCGAGGGCGCCGGACCGAACGCGGTGGCCAAGGTCGACTTCGGGACCGACGGCACCAAGCGGCTGCTGCTGCGGTTCTCGCCGGTCACCAAGCTGTAG
- a CDS encoding Clp protease N-terminal domain-containing protein, with protein sequence MFEKFTKDARESVVGAQVEARALGADRIGTEHVLLGMLRAPDSVAARALQRLGVAHADVLATVRSLPPGALDAEALAGVGIDLDAVRVQVEASFGPGALDTPPRSRAGHLPFESSAKKLLEVALREAMRCKHRRIDTGHLLLAVVRLDDSTAYRALGALRVGPTEARDAVTAVWADVPVG encoded by the coding sequence ATGTTCGAGAAGTTCACCAAGGACGCCCGCGAGTCGGTCGTCGGCGCGCAGGTCGAGGCACGCGCGCTCGGTGCCGACCGCATCGGGACCGAGCACGTTCTGCTCGGCATGCTGCGCGCGCCGGACTCGGTGGCCGCCCGGGCGCTCCAGCGCCTCGGCGTCGCCCATGCGGACGTGCTCGCCACGGTCCGGTCGCTGCCCCCCGGCGCGCTCGACGCGGAGGCCCTCGCCGGCGTGGGGATCGACCTGGATGCCGTGCGCGTCCAGGTCGAGGCGTCGTTCGGTCCGGGCGCGCTGGACACGCCGCCGCGCAGCCGCGCCGGGCACCTGCCGTTCGAGTCGTCGGCCAAGAAGCTGCTGGAGGTCGCCCTGCGGGAGGCCATGCGCTGCAAGCACCGGCGGATCGACACCGGCCACCTGCTGCTCGCGGTCGTCCGGCTGGACGACAGCACCGCCTACCGCGCGCTCGGCGCCCTGCGCGTGGGGCCCACGGAGGCGCGCGACGCCGTCACCGCCGTGTGGGCCGACGTCCCGGTGGGCTGA
- a CDS encoding SDR family oxidoreductase has product MRRFEGRVALITGASRGIGLAVAERLVSEGATVVITGRKPESLTDAVARLDTVAPGQALAVAGRADDADHRAEVFALVTERFGALDHLVNNAGINPAFGPALEIESSVVRKILDVNVVAALDWTRSAVAAGLRRSIVNTASVAGLASSPGLAFYGVSKAALLNLTQQLAVELAPALRVNAVAPAVVRTRLAQALYAGDREAALAAAYPLGRIGEPEDVAGAVAFLLSDDAAWVTGHTLTIDGGASAVAVG; this is encoded by the coding sequence ATGCGCAGGTTCGAGGGCAGGGTCGCCCTGATCACCGGGGCCAGCCGCGGCATCGGGCTGGCCGTCGCCGAGCGCCTCGTGTCCGAGGGAGCCACGGTCGTGATCACCGGCCGTAAGCCCGAGTCGCTCACCGACGCGGTCGCCCGTCTCGACACCGTCGCCCCGGGGCAGGCGCTCGCCGTCGCGGGGCGCGCCGACGACGCGGACCACCGCGCGGAGGTGTTCGCCCTGGTCACCGAGCGGTTCGGGGCGCTGGACCACCTGGTCAACAACGCGGGGATCAACCCCGCCTTCGGGCCCGCCCTCGAGATCGAGAGCTCGGTCGTCCGCAAGATCCTCGACGTCAACGTGGTCGCCGCCCTCGACTGGACCCGCTCGGCCGTGGCCGCCGGCCTGCGCCGCTCGATCGTGAACACCGCGTCGGTGGCCGGACTGGCGTCGAGCCCCGGCCTGGCCTTCTACGGCGTCTCCAAGGCGGCCCTGCTCAACCTGACCCAGCAGCTCGCGGTCGAGCTCGCGCCGGCCCTGCGCGTCAACGCGGTGGCCCCGGCCGTGGTCCGCACCCGGCTCGCGCAGGCGCTCTACGCGGGCGACCGCGAGGCGGCGCTCGCCGCGGCGTACCCCCTGGGCCGCATCGGCGAGCCCGAGGACGTCGCCGGCGCCGTCGCGTTCCTGCTCTCCGACGACGCCGCCTGGGTCACCGGTCATACGCTCACCATCGACGGCGGCGCGAGTGCCGTCGCGGTCGGCTAG
- a CDS encoding DUF456 domain-containing protein: protein MNSVGDLLVGLVVLVGLFGVIVQVLPGGLLVAGAVIVWGVVTGGVAGWTVVAVALVVTGLAGVGKYLLAGRHLKRAGVPSSTLVWGGIAGVVGFFVIPVVGLFVGFVLGIYLAEWLRSREPRPAWRATVAALQATGLTILVELAAALIATGTWLAAMALT, encoded by the coding sequence GTGAACTCCGTGGGTGACCTGCTGGTCGGGCTCGTCGTGCTCGTCGGGCTGTTCGGTGTGATCGTGCAGGTGCTGCCCGGGGGTCTCCTCGTGGCCGGTGCGGTCATCGTGTGGGGCGTGGTCACCGGCGGTGTCGCGGGCTGGACCGTCGTCGCGGTCGCGCTGGTGGTCACCGGCCTGGCCGGCGTCGGCAAGTACCTCCTGGCCGGGCGGCACCTCAAGCGCGCGGGCGTGCCGTCGTCGACGCTGGTGTGGGGCGGGATCGCCGGGGTCGTCGGCTTCTTCGTGATCCCCGTGGTCGGCCTGTTCGTGGGCTTCGTGCTGGGGATCTACCTCGCCGAGTGGCTGCGCTCGCGCGAGCCCCGGCCCGCCTGGCGGGCGACGGTCGCCGCGCTCCAGGCCACCGGCCTGACCATCCTGGTCGAGCTCGCGGCGGCGCTGATCGCGACCGGCACGTGGCTCGCGGCGATGGCACTGACCTGA
- a CDS encoding TetR/AcrR family transcriptional regulator, translating to MATSSVVDDITRAAVHLFSTQGYANTSVQQIVEAAGVTKGAMYHYFESKDDLLFSVYERMLSLQTEHLEEIVGRGAPVAQTLHDVCVDVVETSIDFLPEGTVFFRSVHMLSEPRQKEVTRRRRQYHDVFAGLIEQGQAEGIYRTDIPRAVLVAHFFADVHYLSHWYSPDGAEDKAVLAGQLTDLFLVAIAA from the coding sequence ATGGCAACGTCCAGCGTCGTCGACGACATCACCCGGGCCGCGGTCCACCTGTTCTCCACCCAGGGGTACGCCAACACCTCGGTGCAGCAGATCGTCGAGGCGGCCGGTGTGACCAAGGGCGCGATGTACCACTACTTCGAGTCGAAGGACGACCTGCTGTTCTCCGTCTACGAGCGGATGCTGTCGCTGCAGACCGAGCACCTCGAGGAGATCGTCGGACGCGGCGCCCCCGTCGCGCAGACCCTGCACGACGTGTGCGTCGACGTCGTCGAGACGTCCATCGACTTCCTTCCCGAGGGCACCGTGTTCTTCCGCAGCGTCCACATGCTCTCCGAGCCGCGCCAGAAGGAGGTCACCCGCCGCCGGCGGCAGTACCACGACGTGTTCGCGGGTCTCATCGAGCAGGGTCAGGCCGAGGGGATCTACCGGACGGACATCCCGCGGGCGGTGCTCGTCGCCCACTTCTTCGCGGACGTGCACTACCTGTCGCACTGGTACTCCCCCGACGGCGCCGAGGACAA